A region of Oxyura jamaicensis isolate SHBP4307 breed ruddy duck chromosome 3 unlocalized genomic scaffold, BPBGC_Ojam_1.0 oxy3_random_OJ106572, whole genome shotgun sequence DNA encodes the following proteins:
- the LOC118157159 gene encoding thrombomodulin-like — translation MRRLPLLLLLLAGLRPAPGEPEPAEAAAAPSGAQCLEHDCFAVFWAPLPFAAASAACERHGGHLMTVRSTVAEDAIALLLQNRRGRLWLGLQLPSRCTEPAQRLRGFQWVTGDSRTDYANWEPSGRLCDRRCATVSRELRWEERGCEEPADGFLCEYNYPDSCPRLPPADGLSAAYRTPFGARGGDFLALPPGSTALVPALGLELRCAAAGGGGGLRWGRAEPGAW, via the coding sequence ATGCGGCGgctcccgctgctgctgctgctgctggccggaCTGCGGCCGGCGCCGGGCGAGCCGGAGCcggcggaggcggcggccgccccGTCGGGGGCGCAGTGCCTGGAGCACGACTGCTTCGCCGTCTTCTGGGCGCCGCTGCCCTTCGCCGCCGCCAGCGCCGCCTGCGAGCGGCACGGCGGGCACCTGATGACCGTGCGCTCCACCGTGGCCGAGGACGCCAtcgcgctgctgctgcagaaccGCCGCGGGCGGCtgtggctggggctgcagctgcccagccGCTGCACCGAGCCGGCGCAGCGGCTGCGCGGCTTCCAGTGGGTGACGGGTGACAGCCGCACCGACTACGCCAACTGGGAGCCGTCGGGGCGCCTCTGTGACCGCCGCTGCGCCACTGTGTCCCGGGAGCTGCGCTGGGAGGAGCGCGGCTGCGAGGAGCCGGCCGACGGCTTCCTCTGCGAGTACAACTACCCCGACAGCTGCCCGCGCCTGCCGCCCGCCGACGGGCTGTCCGCTGCCTACCGCACGCCCTTCGGCGCCCGCGGCGGGGACTTCCTGGCGCTGCCCCCCGGCAGCACGGCGCTCGTCCCggcgctggggctggagctgcgcTGCGCGgccgcgggcggcggcggggggctaCGCTGGGGCCGCGCCGAGCCCGGCGCCTGGC
- the LOC118157160 gene encoding complement component C1q receptor-like isoform X1, which produces MAAALLLLLLLLTVARSEDVEVLCAGTACYTLHRDELGWNSAQERCRHNGGNLAPAGSAAEAERLGQLMAASTAGAAWIGLRLERGHCMQPQEPLRGFAWVAGGEPGNYSAWLAEPQVTCLSTRCVTLRPAGPDGTLGWVDRSCRATLPAFLCKFSFQGMCGPLWLGGPGRVSYVTPFGVRSPRLAAAPFGTLAEAVCEGGKGPAFTLCKGPLEGGGFAWHPPGPLCSASCTHSNGGCQQLCLEEPGRPLRCACQPGYILGPDMASCLLEDACHSNPCQGSCQPRPGGFECICETGYVLAPDGRRCLDVDECLEGPCQHECHNTPGSFTCTCQPGYRLMGPGGRHCHDEDECAQPGTCPQLCLNLPGSFQCACRPGYQPGGDACLDIDECLRNPCPGPCRNLPGSFECLCPPGFLPQEDGGGGCRATPTTREEPAGTPETTSILQTAGAPWTMSTRSPSATPSRMMLPAPTVLGSDHSPEHGADGPRLLLYYILGSLVAILVLLAFALVVLACRKRAAKREKRPAKSAADNYCWVPEQPESRGGAGGERSGLEK; this is translated from the exons ATGGCCgcggccctgctgctgctgctgctgctgctgacggTGGCGCGGAGCGAGGACGTCGAGGTGCTCTGTGCCGGCACCGCCTGCTACACACTGCACCGGGACGAGCTAGGCTGGAACAGTGCCCAGGAGCGCTGCCGGCACAACGGTGGTAACCTGGCTCCGGCGGGCAGCGCGGCCGAGGCCGAGCGGCTGGGGCAGCTGATGGCAGCCAGCACGGCTGGTGCGGCCTGGATCGGGCTGCGGCTGGAGCGCGGCCACTGCATGCAGCCTCAGGAGCCGCTGCGGGGCTTTGCCTGGGTGGCCGGTGGGGAGCCCGGCAACTACTCGGCCTGGCTGGCTGAGCCCCAGGTCACCTGCCTCAGCACCCGCTGTGTCACCCTGCGGCCCGCAGGCCCCGATGGGACCTTGGGCTGGGTTGACCGCTCCTGCCGTGCCACGctgcctgccttcctctgcAAGTTCAGCTTCCAGGGGATGTGTGGGCCCCTCTGGCTGGGGGGCCCTGGCCGGGTCAGCTACGTGACACCCTTTGGTGTGCGCAGCCCccggctggcagcagcccccttTGGCACACTGGCGGAGGCGGTGTGCGAGGGGGGCAAGGGCCCAGCCTTCACCCTCTGCAAGGGGCCGCTGGAGGGGGGCGGCTTTGCCTGGCACCCCCCCgggcccctctgctctgccagctgcacCCACAGCAatgggggctgccagcagctgtgcctAGAAGAGCCAGGGCGGCCCCTGCGATGTGCTTGCCAGCCTGGCTACATCTTGGGCCCCGACAtggcctcctgcctgctggaggATGCCTGCCACTCCAACCCCTGCCAGGGGTCCTGCCAGCCCCGTCCTGGAGGCTTCGAGTGCATCTGTGAGACCGGCTACGTCCTGGCACCCGACGGCCGCCGCTGCCTGGATGTGGATGAGTGTCTGGAGGGGCCCTGCCAGCATGAGTGCCACAACACGCCTGGCAGTTTCACCTGCACCTGCCAGCCCGGTTACCGGCTGATGGGGCCGGGTGGCCGCCACTGCCACGATGAGGATGAGTGCGCCCAGCCTGGCacctgcccccagctctgcctcaaCCTCCCTGGCTCCTTCCAGTGCGCCTGCCGACCTGGCTACCAGCCTGGTGGCGATGCCTGCCTGGACATAGACGAGTGCCTGCGGAACCCCTGCCCTGGGCCCTGCCGCAACCTGCCTGGGAGCTTTGAGTGCCTCTGCCCGCCTGGCTTCCTTCCACAGGAGGATGGAGGTGGTGGCTGCCGCGCCACCCCCACCACCAGAGAGGAGCCTGCGGGCACCCCAGAGACCACCAGCATCCTCCAAACAGCAGGTGCCCCGTGGACCATGAGCACTCGCAGCCCTTCTGCCACTCCTAGCAGGATGATGCTGCCAGCCCCCACGGTGCTGGGGTCGGATCACAGCCCTGAGCATGGCGCCGATGGCCCCCGGCTGCTCCTCTACTAcatcctgggcagcctggtggccatcctggtgctgctggcttttGCCCTGGTTGTGCTGGCCTGCAGGAAGAGGGCAGCCAAGCGGGAGAAGCGGCCAGCCAAAAGTGCAGCGGACAACTATTGCTGGGTGCCCGAGCAGCCGGAGAGCCGtggcggggcgggcggcgagCGCAG TGGTTTGGAGAAGTAG
- the LOC118157160 gene encoding complement component C1q receptor-like isoform X2 produces the protein MAAALLLLLLLLTVARSEDVEVLCAGTACYTLHRDELGWNSAQERCRHNGGNLAPAGSAAEAERLGQLMAASTAGAAWIGLRLERGHCMQPQEPLRGFAWVAGGEPGNYSAWLAEPQVTCLSTRCVTLRPAGPDGTLGWVDRSCRATLPAFLCKFSFQGMCGPLWLGGPGRVSYVTPFGVRSPRLAAAPFGTLAEAVCEGGKGPAFTLCKGPLEGGGFAWHPPGPLCSASCTHSNGGCQQLCLEEPGRPLRCACQPGYILGPDMASCLLEDACHSNPCQGSCQPRPGGFECICETGYVLAPDGRRCLDVDECLEGPCQHECHNTPGSFTCTCQPGYRLMGPGGRHCHDEDECAQPGTCPQLCLNLPGSFQCACRPGYQPGGDACLDIDECLRNPCPGPCRNLPGSFECLCPPGFLPQEDGGGGCRATPTTREEPAGTPETTSILQTAGAPWTMSTRSPSATPSRMMLPAPTVLGSDHSPEHGADGPRLLLYYILGSLVAILVLLAFALVVLACRKRAAKREKRPAKSAADNYCWVPEQPESRGGAGGERR, from the coding sequence ATGGCCgcggccctgctgctgctgctgctgctgctgacggTGGCGCGGAGCGAGGACGTCGAGGTGCTCTGTGCCGGCACCGCCTGCTACACACTGCACCGGGACGAGCTAGGCTGGAACAGTGCCCAGGAGCGCTGCCGGCACAACGGTGGTAACCTGGCTCCGGCGGGCAGCGCGGCCGAGGCCGAGCGGCTGGGGCAGCTGATGGCAGCCAGCACGGCTGGTGCGGCCTGGATCGGGCTGCGGCTGGAGCGCGGCCACTGCATGCAGCCTCAGGAGCCGCTGCGGGGCTTTGCCTGGGTGGCCGGTGGGGAGCCCGGCAACTACTCGGCCTGGCTGGCTGAGCCCCAGGTCACCTGCCTCAGCACCCGCTGTGTCACCCTGCGGCCCGCAGGCCCCGATGGGACCTTGGGCTGGGTTGACCGCTCCTGCCGTGCCACGctgcctgccttcctctgcAAGTTCAGCTTCCAGGGGATGTGTGGGCCCCTCTGGCTGGGGGGCCCTGGCCGGGTCAGCTACGTGACACCCTTTGGTGTGCGCAGCCCccggctggcagcagcccccttTGGCACACTGGCGGAGGCGGTGTGCGAGGGGGGCAAGGGCCCAGCCTTCACCCTCTGCAAGGGGCCGCTGGAGGGGGGCGGCTTTGCCTGGCACCCCCCCgggcccctctgctctgccagctgcacCCACAGCAatgggggctgccagcagctgtgcctAGAAGAGCCAGGGCGGCCCCTGCGATGTGCTTGCCAGCCTGGCTACATCTTGGGCCCCGACAtggcctcctgcctgctggaggATGCCTGCCACTCCAACCCCTGCCAGGGGTCCTGCCAGCCCCGTCCTGGAGGCTTCGAGTGCATCTGTGAGACCGGCTACGTCCTGGCACCCGACGGCCGCCGCTGCCTGGATGTGGATGAGTGTCTGGAGGGGCCCTGCCAGCATGAGTGCCACAACACGCCTGGCAGTTTCACCTGCACCTGCCAGCCCGGTTACCGGCTGATGGGGCCGGGTGGCCGCCACTGCCACGATGAGGATGAGTGCGCCCAGCCTGGCacctgcccccagctctgcctcaaCCTCCCTGGCTCCTTCCAGTGCGCCTGCCGACCTGGCTACCAGCCTGGTGGCGATGCCTGCCTGGACATAGACGAGTGCCTGCGGAACCCCTGCCCTGGGCCCTGCCGCAACCTGCCTGGGAGCTTTGAGTGCCTCTGCCCGCCTGGCTTCCTTCCACAGGAGGATGGAGGTGGTGGCTGCCGCGCCACCCCCACCACCAGAGAGGAGCCTGCGGGCACCCCAGAGACCACCAGCATCCTCCAAACAGCAGGTGCCCCGTGGACCATGAGCACTCGCAGCCCTTCTGCCACTCCTAGCAGGATGATGCTGCCAGCCCCCACGGTGCTGGGGTCGGATCACAGCCCTGAGCATGGCGCCGATGGCCCCCGGCTGCTCCTCTACTAcatcctgggcagcctggtggccatcctggtgctgctggcttttGCCCTGGTTGTGCTGGCCTGCAGGAAGAGGGCAGCCAAGCGGGAGAAGCGGCCAGCCAAAAGTGCAGCGGACAACTATTGCTGGGTGCCCGAGCAGCCGGAGAGCCGtggcggggcgggcggcgagCGCAGGTAA